In Esox lucius isolate fEsoLuc1 chromosome 6, fEsoLuc1.pri, whole genome shotgun sequence, the following proteins share a genomic window:
- the tvp23b gene encoding Golgi apparatus membrane protein TVP23 homolog B: MMRLDDNDDDVSLFDAEDTGREGKSKKTKIKHPVASFFHLFFKVIATLAFLFCEMISSSFIGCMVSIILLLSADFWTVKNITGRLLVGLRWWNQVDDDGKSQWVFESRKANSKHVVSDSESRIFWLGLVVCPVIWAIFAFSTLISFKIKWMAVVIMGVVLQGANLYGYVRCKVGGRTSLKNMATNYFGRQFLKQAMTKQEES, translated from the exons ATGATGAGATTG GACGACAACGATGATGATGTCTCCCTTTTTGATGCAGAGGACACAGGCAGAGAAGGAAAGTCtaagaagacaaaaataaa GCATCCTGTGGCCTCTTTCTTCCACCTGTTCTTCAAAGTGATTGCCACCCTGGCCTTCTTGTTCTGCGAAATGATCAGCAGTAGCTTCATTGGCTGCATGGTCTCCATCATCCTGTTACTGTCTGCTGACTTTTGGACAGTTAAG AACATCACGGGCCGGTTGTTGGTGGGACTCAGGTGGTGGAACCAAGTGGATGACGATGGAAAAAGCCAATGGGTGTTTGAATCTAGAAAG GCAAATTCAAAGCACGTGGTGTCAGACTCCGAGTCGAGGATCTTCTGGCTGGGCCTGGTTGTCTGTCCTGTCATCTGGGCCATCTTTGCCTTCAGCACACTAATCTCCTTCAAGATCAAATGGATG gcTGTGGTGATTATGGGCGTGGTTTTGCAGGGGGCCAATCTGTATGGATATGTTCGCTGTAAAGTGGGCGGTAGGACCAGTTTGAAGAACATGGCTACAAACTATTTTGGACGACAGTTTCTTAAGCAG GCAATGACAAAACAAGAAGAATCTTAG